The Stieleria sp. JC731 genome has a segment encoding these proteins:
- a CDS encoding PQQ-binding-like beta-propeller repeat protein codes for MKVPAKTLRLLVFAVSVGLSTSSLIANDWLGFRGDGRSFAPESSTPAKFDAESGENIAWRVSTTGRGIGGPLVIGDQVIVTGCAGEDERDLYVESYSTSDGSMLWSRPMRATGRPFTHPTSSNASPTPASDGQRIFALFSSCDLICYDLDGHLQWYRALAVDHPKTGNDISMSSSPTVVDGVVIVQLENQGDSFAAGIDAETGKTLWTNKRSASSNWSSPQPVHVDERRWLVSMHNGRGIDFIDPKTGKTVEHFDVSGDGTASATYAAPYLIVPGQSTTAIRVASADFDDKSNKGVNAEIQWESSKLRPQRCSPVASSDRLYMGRGSVLIAGSVSDGSVLWQERLGRLENVWATPVLTETGIYVVSSDGTVVVVADRGDEGEVIGESNLGETVLASPAVSGNALYFRSEYGLIKVAAEAPSTEK; via the coding sequence ATGAAAGTCCCCGCAAAAACACTTCGCCTGCTCGTTTTCGCCGTATCGGTTGGACTTTCGACATCGTCCCTGATCGCCAATGACTGGCTAGGATTCCGAGGAGACGGACGTTCCTTCGCACCGGAGTCTTCGACACCTGCAAAGTTTGATGCCGAATCCGGTGAAAATATCGCATGGCGAGTTTCGACGACCGGTCGTGGGATCGGCGGGCCACTGGTCATCGGTGATCAAGTCATCGTGACGGGCTGTGCCGGAGAAGACGAACGCGACCTCTATGTTGAGTCATACTCAACCAGCGATGGCTCGATGCTCTGGTCACGTCCGATGCGAGCCACCGGGCGTCCTTTTACTCACCCAACCAGTTCAAACGCATCGCCAACGCCAGCAAGCGATGGGCAAAGAATCTTTGCTCTCTTCAGTAGCTGCGACCTGATCTGCTACGACCTGGATGGCCACCTGCAATGGTACCGAGCTCTTGCAGTCGACCATCCTAAAACGGGTAACGACATCAGCATGAGTAGTTCACCAACGGTGGTCGATGGCGTGGTCATCGTACAGCTGGAAAACCAAGGGGACTCGTTCGCCGCTGGCATTGATGCCGAAACCGGAAAGACACTTTGGACCAACAAACGATCCGCTTCGTCCAACTGGTCCTCGCCACAACCGGTGCATGTCGATGAACGCCGTTGGTTGGTGTCGATGCACAACGGCCGAGGAATCGACTTTATTGATCCGAAAACAGGCAAAACCGTTGAACACTTTGATGTCTCCGGTGACGGAACCGCATCAGCAACATACGCAGCGCCGTATTTGATTGTCCCAGGACAGTCCACCACCGCGATCCGCGTCGCGTCAGCCGACTTTGACGACAAATCCAACAAGGGTGTAAACGCCGAAATCCAATGGGAAAGCAGCAAGCTACGACCACAACGCTGCAGCCCTGTTGCATCTTCAGATCGTCTTTACATGGGGCGCGGATCGGTGTTGATCGCCGGATCGGTCAGCGATGGATCCGTTCTGTGGCAGGAACGGCTGGGCCGATTGGAAAATGTTTGGGCGACGCCTGTGCTGACCGAAACCGGAATTTACGTTGTCTCGTCGGACGGAACCGTCGTCGTGGTCGCGGACCGTGGTGATGAAGGCGAAGTCATCGGCGAATCGAATTTGGGAGAAACCGTACTGGCCAGCCCAGCAGTCAGCGGCAACGCACTTTACTTCCGCAGTGAGTACGGTCTAATCAAAGTCGCCGCAGAGGCTCCATCAACTGAAAAGTAG